In Hyla sarda isolate aHylSar1 chromosome 9, aHylSar1.hap1, whole genome shotgun sequence, the following proteins share a genomic window:
- the LOC130291365 gene encoding cell division cycle-associated protein 4-like: MPTRGIKRKFPDWEESVLDGHLSFQTDSYSFFRQSLLNMSLEKFNKGRMMIEPSLRRYVLIANTLRVIQEEIRHENPCAVPNLEGVMSGVCDPLSGNVVAPVLPQDLENVVLPSMEDDFSVTATIASILKELESVLDESCPQNLQPRLSMQEPENKHESSNNVGSRVPQSDHPPCDREAAVKGAVFSAEPRSLRDTGEIELIRELVLAASCAETSEPMDTSLMGQVPAVSSPMDTSGTQEVNSQASTIQSPPSVPPEELKASEAVFGSFEIMNSSYLNDVSFDDPFSDIDTSVFEKETSLTGTAPSSRLSSSEDLLFPSSCNSVSYNSSQGLREPNDLDNIIGILVGS, encoded by the coding sequence ATGCCTACCAGGGGCATCAAGAGAAAGTTCCCAGATTGGGAGGAGTCTGTGCTGGACGGACATCTGTCCTTTCAGACGGACAGCTACTCCTTCTTTCGCCAGTCCTTACTGAACATGTCTCTTGAGAAGTTCAACAAGGGTCGTATGATGATAGAGCCTAGTTTGCGACGCTACGTTCTCATCGCCAACACCTTGAGAGTCATCCAGGAGGAGATCCGCCATGAAAATCCATGTGCTGTCCCCAACTTAGAAGGCGTTATGTCTGGCGTATGTGATCCATTGTCCGGGAATGTCGTAGCTCCTGTTCTTCCTCAAGATCTGGAGAACGTCGTCCTGCCTTCTATGGAAGACGACTTCTCTGTGACTGCCACCATTGCTTCCATTTTAAAAGAACTGGAAAGTGTTTTAGATGAAAGTTGCCCTCAAAACCTTCAGCCACGTTTGAGCATGCAGGAACCCGAGAACAAGCATGAGTCCTCCAATAATGTTGGTTCTAGAGTACCTCAATCTGATCATCCACCATGTGATCGTGAGGCAGCTGTGAAGGGCGCGGTGTTCAGCGCTGAACCTAGGTCCTTAAGAGACACTGGGGAAATTGAGTTAATAAGAGAACTGGTGCTGGCGGCATCCTGTGCCGAAACCTCAGAACCCATGGACACTTCTTTAATGGGGCAAGTGCCTGCTGTCTCCTCACCTATGGACACTAGCGGCACCCAAGAAGTAAATTCACAGGCTTCCACTATACAGAGTCCCCCATCTGTCCCTCCCGAGGAGCTCAAGGCTTCGGAGGCTGTCTTTGGTAGTTTTGAAATAATGAATTCCAGTTACCTGAACGATGTCTCCTTTGATGACCCTTTTTCAGACATAGACACCTCCGTTTTTGAGAAGGAGACCTCTTTGACTGGGACGGCCCCAAGCAGCCGGTTATCCTCTTCAGAAGACCTCTTGTTTCCTTCCTCGTGTAATTCTGTATCCTACAACTCCAGTCAAGGACTTAGGGAGCCAAATGACCTAGACAACATCATCGGAATCCTCGTTGGTTCCTGA